The stretch of DNA agccttgacacagattgagtctttgattctctgtttgcaaggattatcaaaacttttacccacctacaagagatccagggagagacagccattcagggctgcaccaagtggtatcagagcctcttgaaggttagggtaAGAAATTATAATCAGGTTTCATCAACTGCACATGGTTTTGTACTCTTTGGTAGCTGATCTACCACCACATCGTTTGGAAGAGCAGAAGGGTGGCAGAGAAGTGAAGCTACAACCAGTAAGGATCTAGGAGATTTGTGAACttgtttggtaatgtatcctGATGTATTTGCTGGAGGATATGGTCCTGGATATGGACCAGAAGCTTTCATGGCGTGGGCTAGCAGCCTAGAGAGTTTCATTATGCAGAATCAAGTATCCTCATTGGAAAGCCTATCCCTTGCTGTTAGTTTGCTGAGAGGTGAGGCTAAAGCATGGTGGAGGGTAGAGAAAGAAGCTCGTTGGTATGATGAGGAACCAATCTACACTTGGAGTGAGCTTAAAATAGTCATGAGTTTTAAGTATTTGCCTGGTTTCCAATGGGAGGAGAAAGAaccagattttgattttttcttggaAGAGATTGAACAACCAGATTCACTACCAGAGGATTCAGTGTCCAAGATGGCAGTTGAACAGGAAGGAGAAACACAAGAGCTGTGTTTATATGTGCCtgatcaaacaaagaaaaaagaggaAGTGCTTGGAGAGTCATCTACAGCTTCTGAATCAGTCCTTGTCTTGGTTAATCAAGGTGATAACTTTAAGACAAGAACTTCTATTTACTGGTCAGGAATATGGTAGGTGTTAAGTTCAGTGTGATGGATCATCTGAGAGCTATAAAAGGCTGGCAGcaagttgtttttgaaccaggaggaagcttgagtGCTAGTAGACGAAGCAACAACAAGCTGGCtcagaaaacagtttcataTAAGCTTGATCTGCAAGGTTTCTTCACTCCTGAAAaacaagatttgaggtcaaatctttttgaagggagagaggatggtgTGATCCTGAGTAGCTGCTATGAAAAGGGAAGAGAGTCAGGAGGTAACACGTTCTTGATCAGACCCctaactgatcagaacaagctgagatCCATAAAACAAAAACTTGTTGTGGTTAAAGAGATACCAAAGCTTGAGAATGAATATGAGGATCATTACACACGACCACCAGACCCTATGCAACATGAGAATCAAGTTATAATGAGCATTGGCCAAGGTGTATTGAGAGAGATCAGAGGTATTCTCCTAGGCAGCCAGAAGGA from Raphanus sativus cultivar WK10039 unplaced genomic scaffold, ASM80110v3 Scaffold3823, whole genome shotgun sequence encodes:
- the LOC130506954 gene encoding uncharacterized protein LOC130506954, which produces MYPDVFAGGYGPGYGPEAFMAWASSLESFIMQNQVSSLESLSLAVSLLRGEAKAWWRVEKEARWYDEEPIYTWSELKIVMSFKYLPGFQWEEKEPDFDFFLEEIEQPDSLPEDSVSKMAVEQEGETQELCLYVPDQTKKKEEVLGESSTASESVLVLVNQGVKFSVMDHLRAIKGWQQVVFEPGGSLSASRRSNNKLAQKTVSYKLDLQGFFTPEKQDLRSNLFEGREDGVILSSCYEKGRESGGNTFLIRPLTDQNKLRSIKQKLVVVKEIPKLENEYEDHYTRPPDPMQHENQVIMSIGQGVLREIRGILLGSQKELVHPPV